A stretch of Fusarium poae strain DAOMC 252244 chromosome 2, whole genome shotgun sequence DNA encodes these proteins:
- a CDS encoding hypothetical protein (TransMembrane:8 (o12-34i46-64o70-93i242-266o286-308i328-354o366-386i398-421o)), with product MSSSIKSTFVGAIQASASVLLTIFYGVIAGQTKLLSVETGRQISKICIKMFLPALLIVNLGTQIEASNASLYLTILVWALVYNLASIAVGYALTKCFSMPKWFTPAITFNNTTSYPLLLIQSLGSAGVLSALAKSDDDSSDDIIERAKSFFLVCSVVSNMLTFGLGGKLLGVSDEDPVESMDEDLRDRAGHNDNPPTDSQEPDERTSLLPGRLPRYVKKASRHTAQAQHAVWDKLHPQIQRALAHVTQFISPPTVGALIGVVLGFVPPFKKAFFNDSEDGGIFNAWLTVSLKNIGELFVTLQVIVVGIKLAHSLRRMRRGSDSGNLHWLPLSMVVLIRFVIWPVLSILFIRMLITQTDVLGEDRVLWFTMMLMPAGPPAMKLVAMAEVDDADENDKMSIARVLMTCYAISPLLSIAVVASLKACS from the exons ATGTCTAGCAGCATCAAGAGCACCTTTGTCGGCGCCATTCAGGCGTCGGCGTCTGTTTTGCTCACCATCTTCTATGGTGTTATTGCTGGCCAGACCAAGCTTCTCTCTGTAGAGACAGGTCGACAAATCTCAAAGATTTGTATCAAAATGTTCCTGCCTGCTCTGCTTATCGTCAATCTTGGTACCCAGATCGAGGCATCGAATGCATCTCTGTACCTCACCATCCTAG TCTGGGCTCTCGTCTACAATCTCGCCTCTATCGCCGTCGGATATGCCCTCACCAAATGCTTTAGCATGCCCAAGTGGTTCACACCCGCCATCAccttcaacaacaccacctCTTATCCTCTGCTCTTGATCCAATCCCTCGGTTCAGCTGGCGTTCTTTCCGCCCTTGCCAAGTCCGACGATGACAGCAGCGACGACATTATCGAACGAGCCAAGTCATTCTTCCTTGTCTGCTCCGTCGTATCCAATATGCTCACCTTTGGCCTTGGTGGAAAGCTCCTTGGAGTCAGTGACGAAGATCCCGTCGAATCTATGGATGAGGATTTGCGCGACCGAGCCGGACACAACGACAACCCGCCGACCGACAGTCAAGAACCCGACGAGCGTACATCTCTCCTCCCCGGACGTCTGCCTCGATATGTGAAGAAAGCATCTCGCCATACTGCTCAAGCACAGCACGCTGTTTGGGACAAGCTGCATCCTCAAATACAACGTGCATTGGCACACGTGACTCAGTTTATCAGCCCTCCTACTGTTGGCGCTCTTATTGGTGTCGTTCTCGGATTTGTTCCTCCATTCAAGAAGGCCTTCTTCAACGACAGCGAGGATGGAGGTATCTTCAATGCCTGGTTGACCGTCAGTCTCAAGAACATTGGAGAGCTTTTTGTCACTTTGCAGGTCATCGTTGTCGGTATCAAGCTGGCTCACAGTCTGAGACGCATGCGACGGGGAAGCGACTCGGGCAACCTTCACTGGCTCCCGCTCTCCATGGTTGTTCTGATCCGCTTTGTTATCTGGCCTGT CCTGAGCATTCTTTTCATTCGAATGCTCATCACCCAGACCGACGTTCTTGGTGAGGATCGTGTTCTCTGGTTCACCATGATGTTGATGCCAGCAGGACCGCCTGCCATGAAGTTGGTGGCGATGgccgaggttgatgatgcaGATGAGAATGACAAGATGTCCATTGCCCGGGTACTCATG ACCTGCTACGCAATCTCTCCCCTGCTGTCAATTGCAGTGGTTGCCAGTCTCAAGGCTTGTTCTTGA
- a CDS encoding hypothetical protein (SECRETED:SignalP(1-22)~TransMembrane:3 (n6-17c22/23o46-66i73-94o106-122i)) — MTLSETLIYLLGMGCIARSVMAFTNPQAEYALNGLRHTIALKRDTSSGPIYMLGLWELSVGALLLVTQASESVSGTTTLLGLMGLYKAGVAILLCNIGDENKTGKIAGNILTAFTFLFWALYRCQ; from the coding sequence ATGACCCTTTCCGAAACCCTGATCTACCTCCTCGGTATGGGCTGCATTGCCCGAAGCGTCATGGCGTTCACCAATCCACAGGCCGAATATGCGCTCAATGGCCTAAGACACACCATCGCCCTTAAAAGAGACACCAGCTCAGGGCCAATATATATGCTGGGCCTCTGGGAATTATCCGTAGGCGCCCTGTTGCTCGTCACTCAAGCTAGTGAGTCTGTCTCTGGCACGACGACTCTTTTGGGTTTAATGGGCCTTTACAAAGCAGGCGTGGCGATACTCCTTTGCAATATTGGAGATGAGAACAAGACTGGAAAGATCGCGGGAAACATATTGACTGCTTTCACTTTCTTGTTCTGGGCTCTATACAGGTGCCAATAA
- a CDS encoding hypothetical protein (TransMembrane:9 (i90-112o118-141i353-372o423-445i478-497o503-526i587-611o657-676i737-763o)), translating into MSFTNVEPKGPHGPDDTLETSVSQVHSSDNVDEKNIDTPKNAVLGSEILDVSSADRHDDSDNDSKDAIIVTGADASRHLLPMRDDHDSALTFRSLFLASCLACFQAVMYQIYTFKPTMITIQGTFIVLISYFIGNAWAFALPRGDKYEARWRAKGNSGTLPIWLKFIKVINPGPWGLKEHAICSITATSASNAAESVQVFAAQDLFYDMPLSATTVILSTISIGLFGYGLCGIMRPVAVWHVDAVFWSNLPTVKTLQGLHWQEVKDSKPLRYFWYSFTGMSLYEFFPAYIFPWLNSVSIPCLAAMKATGEKAEHLTNIFGGATNNEGLGLFTLSFDWQYITSFNTSLPLPLQAHMAVGFFVCYIVMVCIYYGNGWGAKSLPFMSTRLLMENGTTYPVAQVFEGGLLNEERLLEFGLPRLTGTFAYAMFMANAAIGALILHCILFWGKDVVKAFKSAKEGRYDDRHHEHMAKHYKEAPWWWYISILVGSFILGLVVVIKENITLPPWAYVVSLALGSIIAPVSTLLYSRYGNGIATNNLSKMLAGLMLPGKPVGNMYFAAWSHNVISNAVNLSGDLKMGEYLKIPPRVMFLTQIWGTILGGFINYAVMISIVGSNRELLRDGDGNSSWSGATMQSYNTNATSWALAGYLYKLGGAYEVVPFGLLVGASLVVMHRIFYKFYPKIKNFDVADVNFAQFIQYAGYIPYNQSQTCVIFSQLLSGFFVQFYLRNYRPRVFRDYSYLVTGAFDGASLTVLFILSFAVFGAGGPGHPFPSWWGNNVNGNYDLCPVAE; encoded by the exons ATGTCGTTCACAAACGTCGAGCCCAAGGGGCCTCACGGCCCCGATGACACCCTCGAGACATCGGTCTCCCAGGTTCACAGCTCTGACAACGTCGACGAGAAGAACATCGATACTCCCAAGAACGCAGTACTCGGATCAGAGATTCTAGACGTTTCCAGTGCCGATCGCCACGACGACAGCGACAACGACAGCAAGGATGCCATCATCGTGACCGGTGCTGATGCCTCTCGCCATCTACTCCCGATGAGAGACGATCATGACAGCGCATTGACATTCCGAAGTCTTTTCCTCGCCTCATGCCTCGCTTGCTTCCAAGCTGTGATGTACCAGATCTATACT TTCAAGCCTACTATGATCACCATCCAAGGCACCTTCATCGTTCTCATCTCGTACTTCATCGGAAATGCTTGGGCCTTCGCCCTCCCCCGTGGTGACAAGTATGAAGCTCGTTGGAGGGCCAAAGGCAACAGTGGCACCCTGCCAATCTGGCTGAAGTTCATCAAGGTTATCAACCCAGGTCCATGGGGTCTCAAGGAGCATGCCATCTGTTCTATCACAGCCACATCCGCTTCCAATGCTGCCGAGAGTGTCCAGGTCTTTGCCGCCCAGGATCTCTTTTACGATATGCCCTTGAGTGCGACTACTGTTATCTTGAGCACCATTTCAATCGGTTTGTTTGGTTATGGTCTTTGCGGTATCATGCGTCCTGTAGCTGTTTGGCACGTCGACGCTGTTTTCTGGAGCAACTTGCCTACTGTCAAGACACTCCAGGGACTCCATTGGCAAGAAGTCAAAGACTCTAAGCCTCTCCGATACTTCTGGTACAGTTTTACTGGCATGTCGCTATACGAGTTCTTCCCGGCCTATATCTTCCCTTGGCTTAACTCGGTTTCCATTCCT TGTCTCGCTGCTATGAAGGCAACAGGTGAAAAGGCCGAACATCTCACCAACATCTTTGGTGGAGCTACAAACAACGAAGGTCTCGGTCTTTTCACTCTATCTTTCGATTGGCAATAT ATTACCTCCTTCAACACATCTCTCCCTCTGCCTCTTCAGGCCCACATGGCTGTTGGATTCTTCGTTTGCTACATCGTGATGGTTTGTATCTACTATGGCAACGGCTGGGGCGCCAAGTCTCTTCCCTTTATGTCCACTCGTCTCTTGATGGAGAATGGTACGACATATCCCGTTGCTCAGGTTTTCGAGGGTGGACTTCTGAATGAAGAGCGTCTATTGGAGTTTGGTCTTCCCAGATTGACTGGCACCTTTGCATACGCTATGTTTATGGCCAATGCTGCG ATTGGTGCCCTTATCCTCCATTGTATCCTCTTCTGGGGTAAGGACGTCGTGAAGGCGTTCAAGAGCGCAAAGGAGGGTCGTTACGATGACCGTCACCACGAACACATGGCCAAGCACTACAAGGAAGCACCCTGGTGGTGGTACATTTCCATTCTTGTTGGTAGCTTCATCCTCGGCCTTGTCGTTGTGATTAAGGAGAATATTACTCTTCCCCCTTGGGCATACGTGGTGTCGCTCGCTTTGGGCTCCATCATTGCACCAGTC AGCACCCTTCTTTACTCTAGATACGGAAACGGAATTGCCACCAACAATCTTTCGAAGATGTTGGCTGGTCTTATGCTTCCTGGAAAGCCTGTGGGCAACATGTACTTTGCTGCATGGTCTCACAACGTCATTTCGAACGCTGTCAACCTGTCTGGTGATCTCAAGATGGGAGAATACC TCAAAATCCCCCCTCGTGTCATGTTCCTTACACAAATTTGGGGTACCATCCTGGGTGGCTTCATCAACTATGCTGTAATGATTAGCATTGTGGGAAGTAACCGAGAGCTTCTTCGAGACGGCGATGGAAACTCGTCTTGGAGCGGCGCTACCATGCAGTCGTACAACACCAATGCGACCTCATGGGCGCTGGCTGGTTACCTTTACAAGCTTGGTGGTGCCTACGAAGTCGTGCCCTTTGGTCTTTTGGTTGGTGCCAGCTTGGTAGTTATGCACCGCATTTTCTACAAG TTCTACCCCAAGATTAAGAACTTCGATGTCGCCGACGTCAATTTCGCCCAATTCATCCAGTACGCTGGTTACATCCCTTACAACCAGAGTCAAACTTGTGTCATCTTTAGCCAGTTGCTCTCTGGCTTCTTCGTTCAGTTCTACCTCCGAAACTACCGCCCGCGCGTCTTTAGAGACTACTCGTACCTGGTGACCGGTGCCTTTGATGGCGCAAGTCTCACTGTTCTTTTCATCCTTTCCTTTGCTGTCTTCGGTGCTGGTGGTCCCGGCCATCCTTTCCCAAGTTGGTGGGGAAACAATGTCAACGGCAACTATGATCTTTGCCCTGTTGCTGAGTGA
- a CDS encoding hypothetical protein (TransMembrane:10 (i39-60o120-137i149-167o210-231i298-323o343-363i370-392o412-436i448-466o478-496i)) — translation MAADSLHEKDPKHEVVIVKTAIGDEAFQQAMIKEPPPKLAAPILIFASMVAFCCSTANGYDGSLFGTLLSTDDFKNFFGVDNKGIEAGIVTSMYQIGSVAAIPLVGPCIDTWGRRVGMTIGAWIIIVGVVIQLACYTNASVGQFMAGRFFLGFGVSIAAAAGPTYVVEVSHPAHRGIITGLYNVMWPVGALVASSAVRGGWNYKGTNTSWMIPVGLQLMFPCVIGFCAMLLPESPRWLYTHGQQELAKKNLTNLHGHGNPESEWVKLQIHEYEEHLEMDGSDKRWWDYRALFKTRAAFYRLTCNCLVSLFGQWAGNGIVSYYLSAFLDTAGIKDGRQQNDVAMGMNAVQIAFAALGATFTDTVGRRPMLLVVNLVCALCWIGVTVPASIANITDLDNKEQIDAVTPPVSKAILAWVYLFQIFYSIGWTPLQALYPVEVLSYEMRAKGMAFSSLFTNAAMLVMQFGIPVALKNIAWKTYIVFCIWCVIQSIILYFLVPETKNRTLEELDFIFSSPSPVKASKQKKVFEADANANIVHIEPASASPSAA, via the exons ATGGCGGCCGACTCCCTCCACGAGAAGGAT CCCAAGCATGAGgtcgtcatcgtcaagaCGGCGATTGGAGATGAAGCCTTCCAACAGGCTATGATCAAGGAGCCTCCACCAAAGCTGGCTGCAcccatcctcatcttcgctAGCATGGTCGCTTTCTGCTGCTCTACTGCCAATGGTTATGATGGTTCTCTGTTCGGAACTCTTCTTTCCACTGATGACTTCAAGAATTTCTTTGGTGTCGATAACAAGGGCATTGAAGCTG GTATCGTCACCTCAATGTATCAAATCGGTTCTGTTGCCGCTATTCCCCTTGTTGGACCCTGTATCGATACCTGGGGTCGCCGCGTCGGTATGACCATCGGTGCTtggatcatcatcgtcggTGTTGTTATTCAGCTTGCTTGTTACACAAACGCCAGTGTTGGCCAATTTATGGCTGGTCGTTTCTTCCTCGGTTTCGGTGTTTCAATcgccgctgctgctggtcCCACATACGTCGTTGAAGTCTCCCATCCTGCTCACCGTGGCATCATCACTGGTCTCTACAATGTCATGTGGCCTGTTGGTGCCCTCGTTGCTAGTAGTGCCGTCCGTGGTGGCTGGAACTACAAGGGAACCAACACTTCATGGATGATTCCTGTTGGTCTTCAGCTCATGTTCCCTTGCGTCATTGGTTTCTGCGCTATGCTTCTTCCCGAGTCTCCTCGATGGCTGTACACCCACGGACAGCAAGAGCTCGCCAAAAAGAACCTCACCAACCTTCATGGACACGGTAACCCTGAGAGTGAATGGGTCAAGCTCCAGATCCACGAGtacgaggagcatcttgagaTGGACGGCAGCGACAAGAGATGGTGGGACTACCGTGCCCTTTTCAAGACACGTGCTGCCTTTTACCGACTTACCTGCAACTGTCTCGTTTCCCTGTTTGGACAGTGGGCCGGTAATGGAATCGTCTCTTACTACCTCAGCGCTTTCCTCGACACTGCTGGTATCAAGGATGGCCGACAACAAAACGACGTCGCTATGGGAATGAACGCTGTTCAGATCGCCTTTGCTGCTCTTGGTGCCACTTTCACCGACACTGTCGGTCGCCGTCCCATGCTGCTTGTCGTCAACCTTGTTTGTGCTCTCTGCTGGATCGGCGTCACTGTCCCTGCCTCCATCGCCAACATCACTGATCTCGACAACAAGGAGCAAATCGATGCTGTCACCCCACCAGTCAGTAAGGCTATCCTTGCCTGGGTCTACCTCTTCCAGATCTTTTACTCCATTGGCTGGACTCCTCTCCAGGCGCTCTACCCAGTCGAGGTTCTTAGCTACGAGATGCGAGCCAAGGGTATGGCCTTTAGCTCCCTCTTCACAAACGCTGCCATGCTTGTCATGCAATTCGGTATCCCAGTCGCTCTGAAGAACATTGCCTGGAAGACTTACATTGTTTTCTGTATCTGGTGTGTTATCCAGTCCATCATTCTCTACTTCCTCGTCCCTGAGACCAAGAACCGAACT ctcgaggagcttgaTTTTATCTTCTCCTCCCCCAGCCCTGTCAAGGCATCTAAGCAAAAGAAGGTCTTTGAGGCAGATGCTAACGCCAACATTGTCCACATCGAgcctgcttctgcttctcccTCTGCGGCTTAA
- a CDS encoding hypothetical protein (TransMembrane:4 (o15-36i73-92o104-127i148-166o)), protein MDSHIMSSDLSPTTIISALPVLFGVTGTSVGIYSFVSPYNAIRLFGLYSTSTEKTTASHLEAFQKSLVYTYGLRNIGSGLSTLGLFAFWQFSPICQVSPLAAAVVKRCMGICFICGSLVAAGDAVVVRRFANQEHIQGEFEEKATKASISHAITGVAVLATGLFLYL, encoded by the coding sequence ATGGATTCGCATATCATGTCGTCGGACTTGTCCCCTACGACCATCATCTCGGCACTCCCCGTCCTCTTCGGAGTGACCGGCACCAGTGTCGGCATTTACAGCTTCGTGTCTCCCTACAATGCAATTCGTCTTTTCGGTCTTTACAGCACATCTACCGAAAAGACCACTGCATCGCATCTTGAAGCCTTCCAGAAATCTCTCGTCTATACGTATGGCTTGCGTAACATCGGATCGGGGCTCAGCACGCTCGGTTTGTTTGCTTTTTGGCAATTCTCACCAATCTGCCAAGTCAGCCCGTTGGCTGCGGCAGTTGTCAAGAGATGTATGGGGATCTGTTTTATCTGTGGATCCCTGGTTGCAGCTGGTGATGCAGTTGTTGTAAGGCGTTTTGCAAACCAAGAACACATCCAGGGAGAGTTCGAGGAGAAAGCTACCAAGGCTAGCATCAGTCACGCTATCACTGGCGTGGCTGTCCTCGCGACAGGCCTGTTTCTGTATCTTTAA
- a CDS encoding hypothetical protein (SECRETED:SignalP(1-19)~MEROPS:MER0000928) codes for MRFLSLLTSGLASLPLVAGHPTVTPSTEHSVQQVRNPVYKRNGLAALLKVHRKYHVDLPEYLATSALARRDGTGTVTNRPIDDDAEWLTPVQIGNPPRTFQMDLDTGSSDLWVHGSQSAAAGGSRTRYNSTASGSCEEMSGAKWLIEYGDGSGASGHVVKDTVSIGGLSVQAQAVQVADKVHDSFTKQQNVDGLLGLGFHSINTVTPKKQKTFFENAKDDQGTAVFTADLQHDAPGTYTFGIINKTAYTGDIVYTDVDPSNGMWTFTSEGFTVGNGKLNRKSISAIADTGTSLIWLPDDINEAYYSQVKGAKVDKTAGGYVFPCDVKLPDFTLVISGSSTGITVPGAYMNFAPLEGPKPVGSGKKARRNDKSSESGTCFGGLQSSSSSGLNIIGDVALKAAFVVFDADKRRIGFAKKTLRENK; via the coding sequence ATGAGATTCTTATCTCTCCTTACGAGCGGGCTCGCATCTCTCCCTCTGGTCGCTGGACATCCGACCGTCACACCATCTACGGAACACTCTGTTCAACAAGTCAGAAACCCAGTTTATAAACGCAATGGCCTTGCAGCACTTCTCAAAGTCCACCGAAAGTACCATGTCGACCTTCCAGAATACCTCGCCACTTCGGCCCTTGCCCGTCGTGATGGTACGGGTACTGTTACAAATAGACCTATCGACGACGATGCAGAGTGGTTGACACCAGTTCAAATCGGCAACCCCCCAAGGACATTCCAGATGGATCTCGACACTGGATCATCAGATCTCTGGGTTCATGGGTCGCAGTCGGCTGCTGCAGGCGGTAGCCGCACTCGATACAATTCCACAGCTTCCGGATCTTGTGAAGAGATGAGTGGCGCAAAGTGGTTGATCGAGTACGGAGATGGAAGCGGGGCATCAGGGCATGTCGTCAAAGACACAGTTTCGATCGGTGGTTTGTCAGTGCAAGCTCAGGCAGTACAGGTAGCGGATAAGGTTCATGATTCCTTCACAAAGCAACAGAACGTGGACGGCCTACTGGGACTAGGCTTCCACTCCATCAACACTGTCACACCAAAGAAGCAAAAGACCTTCTTCGAGAATGCCAAAGACGACCAAGGCACTGCAGTATTCACTGCCGACTTGCAACATGATGCTCCAGGTACATATACGTTTGGGATCATCAACAAAACAGCATACACGGGTGACATTGTTTACACAGATGTAGACCCATCCAACGGCATGTGGACTTTCACATCAGAAGGGTTTACCGTGGGAAATGGTAAACTGAACAGGAAATCTATCTCAGCCATTGCTGATACCGGAACATCACTCATTTGGCTACCTGACGACATCAACGAGGCCTACTATTCTCAGGTGAAAGGAGCCAAAGTGGATAAGACAGCAGGTGGTTATGTGTTTCCTTGTGATGTAAAACTTCCTGACTTTACACTCGTTATCAGCGGCTCGAGCACAGGGATTACAGTACCTGGTGCCTATATGAATTTTGCTCCTCTCGAAGGGCCCAAGCCGGTCGGATCGGGAAAGAAAGCTAGGAGAAATGACAAAAGTTCCGAGTCAGGTACATGTTTTGGAGGACTTCAGTCAAGTTCTAGCTCAGGACTGAACATCATTGGCGATGTTGCACTAAAAGCAGCGTTTGTGGTTTTTGACGCAGACAAGAGACGGATAGGGTTTGCTAAAAAGACACTACGGGAAAACAAATAG
- a CDS encoding hypothetical protein (SECRETED:SignalP(1-22)~TransMembrane:1 (n5-16c24/25o412-433i)) encodes MSRSTIASTLAIAGFLTEPVVGLAGWWTWSPDTLTPHFAYQDPGSGNILHSSCNSNGSAAFSTDNPNKFPVKAQPKAATPLAVTGWWDDDLNTPIASIFYQATDDSIINAFFTCDNKTGNYKLNPDGNDVVSDLAGAPSVHEKTGLAVTELGDSGGYRLYYHDEDGLVNLLAYDDDTDWRYDGPVSLKKAGGMGIAALQTKGTNISVAYPYDSKNIAVARFNNENKNKWSMESFPTPFDSPAPTNQTDPSDIRLDSSGGDSIQLSSFDSAVNLGLSSSKSQQLSVFYIGEDAELHAASHVDGSWEEQETPGKKKWPHVDSASGRLAVVSPLESDKVWVYYTSGEKVMELHRDGRGTWADARTPSPKSATITDDSDGSDGDDNSKDSDGGFNSSEDATDSSSSSKGITTGAKAGIGIGVGVGVLAVAATVFLFLRRRRQKDATSERKGSVGELASRNSYHELQTEVHQPQEMPLTTPTQQHELLGDTRHRDTQV; translated from the exons ATGTCTCGGTCGACAATCGCATCAACATTGGCTATCGCTGGCTTTCTCACAGAACCCGTGGTTGGTTTGGCAGGCTGGTGGACTTGGTCGCCCGACACTCTCACGCCTCATTTCGCCTACCAAGACCCTGGATCTGGAAATATTTTGCACAGTTCTTGTAACAGCAATGGCTCGGCCGCTTTCTCAACCGATAATCCGAACAAATTCCCTGTCAAAGCCCAGCCAAAGGCTGCGACACCACTTGCAGTGACGGGCTGGTGGGATGACGACCTCAACACACCGATT GCTTCAATCTTCTACCAGGCAACCGACGACTCGATCATCAATGCGTTCTTCACATGCGACAACAAAACAGGCAACTACAAGCTCAATCCCGATGGCAACGACGTTGTATCCGACCTCGCAGGCGCACCCTCTGTACACGAAAAGACTGGCCTAGCGGTCACGGAGCTGGGGGACTCGGGCGGCTACCGACTATATTACCACGACGAAGACGGGCTAGTCAATCTACTGGCATATGACGACGATACCGATTGGCGATACGATGGGCCTGTATCACTCAAGAAGGCTGGTGGCATGGGAATAGCTGCGTTGCAGACAAAGGGTACGAATATATCGGTCGCTTATCCATACGATAGTAAAAACATTGCCGTTGCTCGCTTCAACAatgagaacaagaacaaatGGAGCATGG AATCGTTCCCGACACCCTTCGATAGCCCAGCGCCGACGAACCAAACGGACCCTTCGGATATAAGACTCGATTCCTCGGGAGGCGACTCAATCCAGCTCTCCTCGTTCGATAGCGCGGTCAACCTTGGCCTTTCTTCGTCTAAGAGTCAACAGCTGTCTGTTTTCTACATAGGCGAAGATGCTGAGTTGCATGCTGCATCACACGTCGATGGGAGTTGGGAAGAGCAGGAAACTCCTGGCAAGAAGAAATGGCCTCATGTAGACAGCGCGTCCGGACGATTGGCTGTTGTTTCACCCTTGGAATCAGACAAGGTCTGGGTATACTATACAAGTGGCGAGAAGGTCATGGAGCTCCAtagagatggaagaggaacATGGGCCGATGCCAGAACTCCCTCTCCGAAGAGCGCTACAATCACCGACGACTCGGATGGATCTGACGGGGACGACAACTCGAAAGACTCGGATGGTGGCTTCAACTCTAGTGAGGATGCGACCGACagctcatcttcatcaaaaGGCATCACAACTGGCGCAAAGGCTGGGATTGGTATCGGTGTCGGTGTCGGCGTATTGGCTGTCGCTGCTACTGTTTTCTTGTTCCTCCGAAGACGACGTCAGAAAGATGCTACGAGCGAGCGTAAAGGTTCAGTTGGGGAACTTGCATCAAGAAATAGCTATCATGAGTTGCAGACCGAAGTGCATCAGCCACAGGAAATGCCATTGACAACACCAACTCAACAGCACGAGTTGCTGGGTGATACAAGACACAGAGATACACAAGTGTAG